The Magnolia sinica isolate HGM2019 chromosome 10, MsV1, whole genome shotgun sequence genome includes a window with the following:
- the LOC131217446 gene encoding protein ROLLING AND ERECT LEAF 2-like, with product MGCSSSKLEDEEPVQLCKDRRKFIKQAVEYRIHFATGHAAYIQSLRRVSLALQTYVEGDEHREFLSDPYTTPSFTPVKKTAPEIVTIPIPLKSLPATPVQSHTRSSHVVNYLRSGGNPSVSVEERPQSPETVRVESYSSPAQHFGIDGFFAMQSSPMNSSSFYSSPHNRAVIPPPSPQTSQWDFFWNPFSSLDRYGYPTRTSFDQMIIDDEVSELRQVREEEGIPDLEEEDEDDFEFAVGEKREEQANVDSSCDCEDSFPEDGAETDVETDSEHETKVFKSQTTERSEVSEARNAVELEVGNGEQVAVSDRAAASEETPGFTAYVNRRPTSMAEVVTELENQFTIVCDSAKEVSTMLEASKAQYATTGNELTAIKMLNPVALFRSASSRSTSSRFFHASSSSRDMDGYESSSDVSEDSCMFSGSHQTTLDRLYAWEKKLYEEVKSGERIRMAYEKKCKQLRGQDVKGEDPSSLDKTRAAIRDLHTRIKVSIHSVESVSKRIETLRDEELQPQLMELIQGLAKMWRVMAECHRSQKRTIDAAKLLLAGTPPKHPDVSGDLEPSRLARAAASLESELRNWRACFESWIAYQRSYVRALTGWAMRCARSEPEPEPDPDTDTPKPPLSPRRSSGTPPPIFGICVQWSRFLDTIREAPVIDGLDFFAAGVGSVYGREEAAKRSKRSGVGFSADSEGKMEIVEVEREEEATAVKTADLAVRVLCAGMGVAVSSLTEFAVTSAEGYEELVKQWEKDTWAQVRVGV from the exons ATGGGATGTTCTTCTTCAAAGCTGGAAGACGAGGAGCCTGTCCAGCTATGTAAGGACCGGAGGAAATTCATCAAACAGGCTGTCGAATATAGAATCCACTTCGCTACCGGGCATGCTGCCTACATTCAGTCTCTAAGGCGTGTTTCCCTTGCGCTTCAGACGTATGTCGAGGGAGACGAGCACCGCGAATTCCTCTCTGATCCGTATACAACTCCCTCTTTCACACCTGTAAAGAAAACGGCCCCTGAAATCGTCACCATTCCTATTCCTTTGAAATCCTTACCTGCGACACCAGTTCAATCCCATACCCGTTCTTCTCATGTCGTCAACTATCTAAGGTCTGGTGGAAATCCGTCAGTTTCCGTCGAGGAGAGGCCCCAGTCACCAGAGACCGTGAGAGTTGAATCTTACTCGTCCCCGGCACAACATTTTGGGATTGATGGGTTTTTTGCCATGCAATCATCGCCTATGAACTCTTCTTCATTCTACTCTTCGCCCCACAACAGGGCAGTCATTCCTCCACCGTCACCTCAAACATCCCAATGGGACTTCTTTTGGAACCCCTTTTCGTCTCTGGACAGGTATGGCTACCCCACCCGAACCAGCTTTGATCAGATGATCATCGATGACGAGGTGAGTGAGCTAAGGCAGGTTCGGGAAGAGGAAGGGATTCCTGAtttagaggaagaagatgaagatgatttCGAATTCGCAgtgggagagaagagggaagagcAGGCTAATGTCGACTCAAGCTGCGATTGTGAAGACAGTTTTCCTGAGGACGGTGCAGAAACTGATGTGGAAACGGATTCTGAGCATGAAACAAAGGTATTCAAATCACAAACTACAGAACGCAGCGAAGTATCGGAAGCAAGGAATGCAGTGGAACTTGAGGTTGGTAATGGGGAACAGGTGGCGGTGAGCGATCGAGCTGCGGCGTCGGAAGAAACGCCTGGTTTTACTGCTTACGTAAACCGAAGGCCGACGAGTATGGCAGAGGTTGTTACAGAACTCGAGAATCAGTTCACAATCGTCTGTGATTCTGCTAAAGAGGTTTCTACGATGTTGGAGGCCAGCAAAGCGCAGTATGCTACCACTGGAAACGAGCTGACAG CTATTAAAATGTTGAATCCGGTAGCCTTATTCCGCTCAGCATCCTCCCGTTCGACatcttctagattcttccatgcaTCCTCCAGCTCAAGAGACATGGACGGCTACGAAAGCAGCAGCGACGTCTCCGAGGATTCTTGTATGTTTTCCGGCAGCCACCAAACGACGTTGGATAGACTGTATGCATGGGAGAAGAAGTTGTATGAGGAAGTCAAG TCGGGAGAACGCATTCGGATGGCATATGAGAAGAAGTGTAAGCAGCTCAGGGGCCAGGATGTGAAGGGTGAAGATCCTTCCTCCCTCGATAAAACAAGGGCTGCAATTAGAGATCTGCACACCCGGATCAAGGTTTCCATACATTCAGTGGAATCTGTGTCGAAGAGAATCGAGACGTTGAGGGATGAAGAATTGCAGCCTCAGCTCATGGAGCTGATACAGGG GTTAGCGAAGATGTGGAGAGTCATGGCGGAGTGCCACCGCTCTCAAAAGCGCACGATAGACGCGGCCAAGCTCCTCCTCGCCGGCACGCCTCCGAAACACCCCGATGTATCAGGGGATCTTGAACCGAGCCGGCTCGCTCGGGCCGCAGCGAGCCTCGAGTCTGAGCTCCGGAACTGGCGCGCCTGCTTCGAGTCCTGGATTGCCTATCAGCGATCCTACGTGCGGGCCCTCACCGGGTGGGCCATGCGCTGCGCCCggtccgaacccgaacccgaacctgatcccGATACCGACACGCCGAAACCCCCGCTCTCTCCCCGCCGGTCCTCGGGCACCCCGCCGCCCATCTTCGGGATCTGCGTACAGTGGTCCCGGTTTCTCGACACCATCCGCGAGGCCCCTGTGATTGACGGCCTGGATTTCTTCGCGGCCGGCGTCGGGTCGGTGTACGGACGGGAGGAGGCGGCGAAGCGGTCGAAACGTTCCGGTGTCGGGTTTTCCGCTGACTCGGAAGGGAAGATGGAGATCGTGGAGGTGGAGAGGGAGGAGGAAGCGACGGCCGTTAAGACGGCGGACCTGGCAGTTAGGGTTTTATGTGCCGGGATGGGTGTTGCCGTTAGCTCGCTGACGGAGTTCGCCGTTACCTCGGCGGAGGGCTACGAGGAGCTGGTGAAGCAATGGGAGAAAGACACGTGGGCACAGGTACGGGTTGGGGTGTAA
- the LOC131217449 gene encoding pentatricopeptide repeat-containing protein At5g48910-like, with the protein MTLHGRCAITASKSSHCSKNLSPSAHEIKQLHAQKLKSKSNGSDAATWDELIRAYCTHDHPLAKLPFLVYKQMQFQGIRPTQFTFPPLLKSLAACTACSEGMQIHAQAVTSALISNVFIVHSLIAVYGRSAAIGAARQLFDEMSERNCVSWNVMISSYCQNGLFKEALVLFRQMAGSEFGLDRVTMVSVLPACAHLGAIGMGEWIHGRAKEGGVVNCVFLGTALVDMYCKCGFVEKAKEVFDEMPEKNIVTWNAMIGGFAMYGHSDSAFELFNSLTTLSIRPNYVTFIGVLCACTHAGLVEEGRRYFALMREDYLIEPTIQHYACLVDLLGRAGQLVEALELVQTMPFSPDAVIWGALLGACRMHNNIELGERVMGHLVELEPRNCGNYMILSNMYADVGRWDDAAGVASKMRKHGIRKMPGCSWIEVDLEVHQFFVGDRSHPQIKSIYIKLEELQRQLKVVGYVPNTGSALRDMEEEDKEDALKIHSEKLAVAFGLISLNPCAAIRIVKNLRVCIDCHTMMKFVSKIVGRDIIVRDNSRFHHFKDGSCSCVDYW; encoded by the coding sequence atgacacttcacGGAAGGTGTGCAATCACAGCTTCAAAAAGCTCTCATTGTTCAAAAAATCTCTCGCCATCTGCCCATGAAATCAAGCAACTTCATGCCCAAAAACTGAAGTCCAAATCTAACGGATCAGATGCTGCCACGTGGGATGAACTGATCAGGGCCTATTGCACCCATGACCACCCCTTAGCCAAGCTTCCCTTCCTAGTTTACAAGCAAATGCAATTCCAAGGAATCAGGCCTACCCAATTCACCTTCCCTCCCCTCCTCAAGTCCTTGGCTGCATGCACGGCCTGCTCCGAAGGCATGCAAATCCATGCCCAAGCGGTCACATCTGCCCTAATCAGCAATGTCTTCATCGTGCACAGCTTGATCGCTGTCTATGGAAGATCAGCTGCCATTGGGGCCGCACGCCAACTGTTCGATGAAATGTCTGAAAGAAATTGTGTCTCGTGGAATGTCATGATTTCGTCTTACTGTCAGAATGGGCTTTTCAAGGAGGCTTTGGTGTTGTTTCGGCAGATGGCCGGATCGGAATTCGGGTTGGATAGAGTGACCATGGTCAGCGTCCTTCCTGCTTGTGCTCACTTGGGTGCGATCGGGATGGGGGAGTGGATCCATGGAAGGGCGAAGGAGGGTGGAGTTGTAAATTGTGTCTTCCTTGGGACTGCTCTCGTTGACATGTATTGCAAATGTGGGTTTGTTGAGAAGGCAAAGGAAGTCTTTGATGAAATGCCCGAGAAAAATATAGTGACGTGGAATGCGATGATTGGAGGGTTTGCCATGTACGGGCACTCGGACAGTGCATTTGAGCTTTTCAATAGCTTGACAACATTGTCAATTCGGCCCAATTACGTGACATTTATTGGTGTTTTGTGCGCTTGCACACATGCAGGCCTTGTTGAGGAAGGCCGACGATATTTTGCACTTATGAGGGAAGATTATTTGATTGAGCCCACCATCCAACATTATGCTTGCTTGGTAGACCTCTTGGGCCGGGCCGGGCAACTAGTCGAGGCACTAGAGCTAGTACAAACAATGCCATTCTCGCCTGATGCAGTCATTTGGGGGGCCCTACTTGGGGCATGTAGAATGCATAACAACATTGAGCTGGGTGAAAGGGTCATGGGCCATTTGGTTGAGCTTGAGCCAAGGAACTGTGGTAATTATATGATTCTTTCCAACATGTATGCAGATGTTGGACGATGGGATGATGCCGCCGGTGTGGCATCAAAGATGAGAAAACATGGTATTAGGAAGATGCCTGGTTGTAGTTGGATCGAGGTGGATCTTGAAGTTCATCAATTCTTTGTTGGAGATAGGTCCCACCCCCAAATCAAAAGTATCTACATTAAGCTGGAGGAATTGCAAAGGCAGCTTAAGGTTGTTGGCTATGTTCCTAACACTGGCTCGGCACTTAgggacatggaggaagaagaCAAGGAAGACGCGCTCAAAATTCACAGTGAGAAGTTAGCAGTCGCTTTTGGGCTCATCAGCTTGAACCCATGTGCGGCCATTCGCATTGTCAAGAACCTTCGTGTGTGCATTGATTGCCACACCATGATGAAGTTTGTTTCGAAGATTGTTGGTAGAGATATCATTGTTCGAGACAATAGTCGATTCCATCACTTCAAGGATGGTTCTTGTTCTTGCGTAGATTACTGGTGA